The following coding sequences lie in one Mus musculus strain C57BL/6J chromosome 11, GRCm38.p6 C57BL/6J genomic window:
- the Rasd1 gene encoding dexamethasone-induced Ras-related protein 1 — MKLAAMIKKMCPSDSELSIPAKNCYRMVILGSSKVGKTAIVSRFLTGRFEDAYTPTIEDFHRKFYSIRGEVYQLDILDTSGNHPFPAMRRLSILTGDVFILVFSLDNRDSFEEVQRLKQQILDTKSCLKNKTKENVDVPLVICGNKGDRDFYREVEQREIEQLVGDDPQRCAYFEISAKKNSSLDQMFRALFAMAKLPSEMSPDLHRKVSVQYCDVLHKKALRNKKLLRAGSGGGGDHGDAFGILAPFARRPSVHSDLMYIREKTSVGSQAKDKERCVIS, encoded by the exons ATGAAACTGGCCGCGATGATCAAGAAGATGTGCCCAAGCGACTCTGAACTGAGTATCCCGGCCAAGAACTGCTACAGGATGGTCATCCTCGGCTCATCCAAAGTGGGCAAGACGGCCATTGTGTCGCGCTTCCTCACGGGCCGTTTCGAGGATGCTTACACCCCTACCATCGAGGACTTCCACCGAAAGTTTTACTCGATCCGCGGCGAAGTCTACCAGTTGGACATACTGGACACATCCGGCAATCATCCGTTTCCCGCCATGCGGCGCCTCTCTATCCTCACAG GAGACGTTTTCATTCTGGTGTTCAGCTTAGACAACCGCGACTCATTCGAAGAGGTGCAAAGGCTCAAACAGCAGATCCTAGACACCAAgtcctgtctcaagaacaaaaccaaagagaATGTGGACGTGCCGCTGGTCATTTGCGGTAACAAAGGGGACCGGGACTTCTACCGGGAAGTAGAGCAGCGGGAGATTGAGCAGCTGGTGGGTGACGACCCTCAGCGTTGTGCCTACTTCGAGATCTCAGCCAAGAAGAACAGCAGCTTGGACCAGATGTTCCGTGCGCTCTTTGCCATGGCCAAGCTGCCTAGCGAGATGAGCCCCGACTTGCACCGCAAGGTATCTGTGCAGTACTGCGACGTACTGCACAAGAAGGCTCTGAGGAACAAGAAGCTTCTGCGTGCGGGCAGCGGAGGCGGGGGCGACCACGGCGATGCCTTTGGCATCTTGGCGCCCTTTGCTCGCAGACCCAGCGTGCACAGCGACCTCATGTACATTCGTGAAAAAACCAGTGTCGGCAGCCAGGCTAAGGACAAGGAGCGCTGTGTCATCAGTTAG